From Neobacillus sp. PS2-9, the proteins below share one genomic window:
- a CDS encoding DUF2198 family protein, translating into MVNVIEYLSALILPGLLVLLFTRVTYNRLIGLVLTVALIAASVYKGYTNTFVLIVIDAFSLTAGFWLAAKMKPRAVKKT; encoded by the coding sequence TTGGTAAATGTTATTGAATACTTGTCGGCACTTATTTTGCCAGGGTTACTAGTCCTGCTTTTTACACGGGTTACTTACAATCGACTGATCGGCCTTGTATTAACGGTTGCACTGATTGCAGCCTCTGTATATAAAGGGTATACGAATACCTTCGTGTTAATTGTCATTGATGCTTTCTCATTAACCGCTGGTTTCTGGCTGGCGGCTAAAATGAAGCCAAGAGCAGTGAAGAAGACCTAG
- the uvrB gene encoding excinuclease ABC subunit UvrB — translation MKDQFELVSAYSPQGDQPEAIRQLVEGIRNNKRHQTLLGATGTGKTFTVSNVIKEVNKPTLVIAHNKTLAGQLYSEFKEFFPNNAVEYFVSYYDYYQPEAYVPQTDTFIEKDASINDEIDKLRHSATSSLFERKDVIIIASVSCIYGLGSPEEYREMVLSLRSGMEIERNHLLHRLVDIQYERNDIDFKRGTFRVRGDVVEIFPVSRDEHCVRVEFFGDEIDRIREVDALTGEIIGEREHIAIFPASHFVTREEKMRVAIQNIEKELEERLEELRADNKLLEAQRIEQRTRYDLEMMREMGFCSGIENYSRHLTLRPAGSTPYTLLDYFPEDFLMIIDESHVTLPQIRGMFNGDKARKQVLVDHGFRLPSALDNRPLTFDEFEKHVHNAIFVSATPGPYELEHTPDMVQQIIRPTGLLDPTIEIRPIEGQIDDLIGEIHERVKKNERVLVTTLTKKMSEDLTDYLKEIGIKVQYLHSEVKTLERIEIIRELRMGKYDVLIGINLLREGLDIPEVSLITILDADKEGFLRSERSLIQTIGRAARNANGHVIMYADRMTNSMELAISETRRRRATQEEYNEKHGITPKTIQKAIRDVIRATHAAEEQEEYAPAASFSKMNKKEREKLIATMEKEMKAEAKALNFERAAELRDLLLELKAEG, via the coding sequence GTGAAAGACCAATTTGAATTAGTCTCAGCGTACTCTCCACAGGGGGATCAGCCGGAAGCGATTCGCCAGTTAGTCGAGGGCATTCGAAATAATAAGCGTCATCAAACACTCCTTGGGGCAACAGGAACAGGAAAGACGTTCACCGTTTCAAATGTGATTAAAGAGGTTAATAAACCAACCCTTGTCATTGCCCACAACAAAACATTGGCAGGACAGCTGTACAGCGAGTTTAAGGAATTTTTCCCGAACAACGCGGTAGAGTATTTTGTCAGCTACTATGATTACTATCAACCGGAAGCGTATGTGCCGCAAACCGATACCTTCATTGAAAAAGATGCTAGCATCAACGATGAAATTGATAAATTGCGCCACTCGGCCACTTCTTCTCTTTTTGAACGGAAAGATGTCATCATCATCGCCAGTGTCTCTTGTATCTATGGTCTCGGTTCTCCGGAAGAATACCGTGAGATGGTCCTATCGCTTAGAAGTGGTATGGAAATCGAGCGCAATCACCTGCTCCATCGCTTAGTCGATATCCAATATGAACGAAATGATATTGATTTTAAACGCGGTACCTTTCGGGTTCGTGGAGACGTGGTCGAAATTTTCCCCGTTTCACGTGATGAGCATTGTGTGCGCGTAGAATTTTTCGGTGATGAAATCGACCGGATTCGTGAAGTGGATGCGCTCACAGGTGAAATTATTGGTGAACGCGAGCATATCGCCATTTTTCCAGCCTCCCACTTCGTTACACGAGAAGAGAAAATGCGCGTTGCCATTCAGAATATCGAAAAAGAACTGGAGGAACGCCTTGAGGAGCTGCGAGCGGACAATAAGTTACTTGAAGCCCAGCGAATTGAACAGCGGACCCGCTATGATTTAGAAATGATGCGAGAAATGGGTTTTTGTTCAGGCATTGAAAATTATTCACGCCACCTTACCTTAAGGCCGGCAGGATCGACGCCGTATACACTGCTGGATTATTTTCCAGAAGACTTTCTCATGATTATCGATGAATCCCATGTTACCCTGCCACAAATCAGGGGTATGTTTAATGGTGACAAAGCAAGGAAACAAGTCCTCGTGGACCATGGTTTCCGTCTACCATCGGCTCTTGATAACCGGCCGTTAACCTTTGATGAATTTGAAAAGCATGTTCACAACGCCATCTTTGTTTCGGCGACTCCTGGACCATATGAATTGGAGCATACGCCGGACATGGTTCAGCAAATCATCCGCCCGACGGGACTCTTAGATCCAACGATTGAGATCCGACCGATTGAGGGACAAATTGATGATTTAATCGGTGAAATTCACGAACGTGTGAAGAAAAATGAACGTGTCCTTGTCACTACTTTGACGAAGAAAATGTCAGAGGATTTAACCGATTATCTAAAAGAAATCGGGATTAAAGTTCAATATTTACATTCAGAAGTGAAAACGCTAGAACGAATTGAAATCATCCGTGAACTGCGAATGGGGAAATATGACGTTCTTATTGGAATCAACCTGCTCCGTGAAGGTTTAGATATTCCTGAGGTGTCACTCATAACCATTCTTGATGCAGACAAAGAAGGCTTCCTCCGCTCCGAGCGCTCACTCATTCAGACGATTGGCCGGGCAGCACGGAATGCCAATGGACATGTCATTATGTACGCTGATCGCATGACGAATTCGATGGAGCTGGCGATTAGCGAAACAAGGCGGCGCCGTGCCACCCAAGAAGAATATAACGAAAAGCACGGAATAACGCCAAAGACTATTCAAAAAGCAATCCGTGATGTCATACGTGCGACACATGCGGCCGAGGAGCAAGAAGAGTACGCACCAGCCGCATCCTTCAGCAAGATGAACAAGAAGGAAAGAGAAAAGCTGATTGCTACGATGGAAAAAGAGATGAAGGCAGAAGCAAAGGCATTAAACTTCGAACGTGCTGCCGAGCTTCGTGACCTATTATTGGAACTTAAAGCGGAAGGATGA
- the uvrA gene encoding excinuclease ABC subunit UvrA, which translates to MAMEKLVVKGARAHNLKNIDVTIPRDKLVVLTGLSGSGKSSLAFDTIYAEGQRRYVESLSAYARQFLGQMDKPDVDAIEGLSPAISIDQKTTSRNPRSTVGTVTEIYDYLRLLFARVGHPTCPIHHIEISSQTIEQMVDRILEYPERTKMQILAPVVSGRKGTHVKVLEDIKKQGFVRVRVDGEMLDLGDEIELEKNKKHSIEVVVDRIVIKEGISARIADSLETALKLGEGKVIVDVIGEEELLFSENHACPLCGFSIGELEPRMFSFNSPFGACPECDGLGSKLEVDVDLVIPNKDLTLKQHAIAPWEPTSSQYYPQLLEAVCDHFGVDMNTPVKDIPEHLLEKVLYGSGRDKIYFRYENDFGQIREGNIEFEGVIRNVERRFKETSSDYIREQMEKYMAQQPCPTCKGYRLKKETLAVLINGHHIAQVTDLSIEEAHQFFSELKLTEKEMQIAKLIFREISERLGFLINVGLDYLTLSRTAGTLSGGEAQRIRLATQIGSRLTGVLYILDEPSIGLHQRDNDRLIGTLQQMRDIGNTLIVVEHDEDTMIAADYLIDIGPGAGVHGGQVVAAGTPEEVMADPNSLTGQYLSGKKFIPLPLERRKPDGRYIEIKGASENNLKNVNVKIPLGMFIAITGVSGSGKSTLINEILHKSLAQKLHRAKTKPGEHKSIKGIDYLEKVIDIDQSPIGRTPRSNPATYTGVFDDVRDVFAATNEAKVRGYKKGRFSFNVKGGRCEACRGDGIIKIEMHFLPDVYVPCEVCHGKRYNRETLEVKYKGKNISDILDMTVEAAVEFFENIPKISRKLQTILDVGLGYITLGQPATTLSGGEAQRVKLASELHRRSTGKSFYILDEPTTGLHVDDISRLLVVLQRLVENGDTVLVIEHNLDVIKAADFLIDLGPEGGDKGGTIIASGTPEKVAEVPESYTGKYLKPILERDRLRMKKQIEDKSAVEA; encoded by the coding sequence ATGGCGATGGAGAAACTGGTTGTTAAAGGCGCCAGAGCCCACAATTTAAAAAATATTGATGTCACCATTCCGAGAGATAAGCTTGTAGTGTTGACGGGGCTTTCCGGTTCAGGGAAGTCCTCGCTCGCATTTGATACGATTTATGCAGAAGGGCAGCGCCGGTATGTAGAATCCCTGTCTGCTTATGCCCGTCAATTTTTAGGTCAGATGGATAAGCCAGATGTCGATGCGATTGAAGGTTTATCCCCTGCCATTTCTATCGATCAAAAGACAACAAGCCGGAACCCGCGCTCAACAGTCGGGACCGTGACAGAGATTTATGATTATTTACGATTATTGTTTGCAAGGGTGGGACACCCAACCTGTCCGATTCATCATATAGAGATTTCGTCTCAAACAATTGAACAGATGGTCGATCGGATCCTCGAGTATCCGGAACGGACAAAGATGCAAATCCTTGCACCGGTTGTTTCTGGGAGAAAAGGAACGCATGTAAAGGTCCTAGAGGATATTAAAAAGCAAGGCTTTGTTCGGGTCCGTGTGGACGGTGAAATGCTCGATCTCGGAGATGAGATTGAATTAGAAAAAAACAAAAAGCACTCGATTGAAGTGGTGGTCGATCGAATCGTGATCAAGGAGGGCATTTCTGCTCGAATTGCCGATTCACTTGAAACAGCGTTAAAGCTCGGTGAAGGAAAAGTTATTGTCGATGTGATTGGTGAGGAAGAACTGTTATTTAGTGAAAATCATGCCTGTCCGCTTTGTGGTTTTTCCATAGGTGAACTGGAGCCAAGGATGTTTTCCTTTAACAGCCCATTTGGTGCTTGCCCAGAATGTGATGGACTTGGTTCCAAACTCGAAGTAGATGTGGACTTAGTCATTCCTAACAAGGATCTGACGTTAAAGCAGCATGCAATTGCCCCATGGGAGCCGACAAGCTCGCAGTATTACCCACAGCTGCTTGAGGCAGTCTGTGATCACTTCGGGGTGGATATGAACACCCCCGTGAAGGATATTCCAGAGCATTTATTAGAAAAAGTATTATATGGATCCGGCCGTGATAAAATCTATTTCCGCTATGAAAATGATTTTGGCCAAATCCGTGAAGGAAATATCGAATTTGAAGGGGTCATCCGGAACGTTGAGCGTCGTTTCAAGGAGACAAGCTCTGATTATATCCGTGAACAAATGGAAAAATATATGGCTCAGCAGCCATGTCCAACCTGTAAAGGCTACCGCTTGAAAAAGGAAACTCTTGCTGTCCTAATTAATGGTCATCATATTGCCCAAGTAACCGACCTTTCGATTGAAGAAGCGCATCAATTTTTTTCTGAATTGAAACTGACGGAGAAAGAGATGCAAATAGCGAAACTCATTTTTCGCGAAATCAGTGAGCGCCTCGGCTTCTTAATCAACGTCGGTCTCGATTATTTAACGCTCAGCCGAACGGCTGGTACGCTTTCCGGTGGTGAGGCGCAGCGAATTCGCTTAGCGACGCAAATCGGTTCACGTTTAACGGGCGTATTATATATTCTAGATGAACCGTCGATTGGACTTCATCAGCGTGATAATGACCGTTTAATCGGAACGCTGCAGCAGATGCGGGACATTGGCAATACCCTCATTGTTGTTGAGCATGATGAGGATACAATGATAGCTGCCGATTATTTAATTGATATCGGCCCAGGTGCTGGCGTGCATGGCGGGCAGGTAGTTGCGGCCGGTACACCGGAAGAAGTCATGGCGGACCCGAATTCGTTAACAGGTCAGTATTTATCGGGTAAGAAATTTATTCCTTTGCCATTAGAACGCCGTAAGCCAGATGGGCGTTACATCGAAATAAAAGGCGCATCTGAAAATAACTTGAAAAATGTCAATGTAAAAATTCCACTTGGTATGTTTATCGCTATTACTGGTGTATCAGGTTCCGGAAAAAGTACGCTAATTAATGAAATTCTTCATAAGTCACTGGCACAAAAGCTTCATCGTGCAAAAACGAAGCCAGGCGAGCATAAGAGCATCAAAGGAATTGATTATTTAGAAAAAGTAATTGATATTGACCAGTCGCCAATTGGCAGAACACCGCGCTCCAACCCGGCAACCTACACAGGTGTCTTCGATGACGTGCGTGATGTATTTGCCGCTACGAACGAAGCAAAGGTCCGTGGATATAAAAAAGGCCGCTTCAGCTTTAACGTGAAGGGCGGTCGCTGTGAGGCCTGCCGTGGGGATGGAATCATTAAAATTGAAATGCACTTCTTACCTGATGTGTATGTTCCTTGCGAAGTGTGCCACGGCAAGCGTTATAACCGTGAGACGCTGGAAGTGAAGTATAAAGGGAAAAATATTTCCGATATTCTTGATATGACGGTTGAAGCAGCAGTTGAATTTTTCGAAAACATTCCAAAAATCAGCCGCAAGCTGCAGACGATATTGGATGTTGGACTTGGATATATTACGCTTGGCCAGCCAGCAACCACACTCTCCGGTGGTGAAGCCCAGCGGGTGAAACTTGCTTCAGAGCTACACCGCCGCTCGACCGGTAAGTCGTTTTACATCCTAGATGAGCCGACAACGGGACTTCATGTGGATGACATTTCACGTTTACTCGTTGTACTTCAGCGATTGGTGGAAAATGGGGATACAGTCCTTGTGATTGAACACAATCTCGATGTCATTAAGGCTGCCGATTTTCTAATTGATTTAGGACCTGAAGGCGGTGACAAGGGTGGAACTATTATTGCGTCAGGTACACCGGAAAAGGTAGCAGAAGTGCCTGAATCGTATACGGGCAAATATCTAAAGCCTATCCTCGAGCGTGATCGTTTAAGAATGAAAAAACAAATTGAAGATAAAAGTGCAGTAGAAGCTTGA
- a CDS encoding ABC transporter permease subunit: MIIRSIVYQAILWLITIFLFLSLLFLPRTTSYQTGAGGMYTGAEYNYSFEQHMVQFEEFFQYIKDNKGLGTVYNGYSLTTNIWRTFQKSMLIVIPALLLGFFLGVAKGIFDFRIRSKRGKLFGVSTTRFFLSVPDLFLIIALQLLIMEGYEAGILPHIVVYGSDQISVVLLDILFLAIYPLFYIANITYFSIRDEQGMDYIRTAFSKGTSSFKVLYRHVLKNCFVKILSHTNTITLYTLSNLFIVEFLTNYRGAAIFFYETVTSPEFFRVGMNIKIQLYPAAGYIILFTAVIFLAKVLSEIARGMVSPLERRGSD; the protein is encoded by the coding sequence ATGATTATTCGTTCCATTGTCTATCAGGCGATATTGTGGTTAATTACAATATTTCTATTTTTAAGTCTCTTATTCTTACCGCGTACCACCTCCTATCAAACCGGAGCAGGGGGCATGTATACAGGCGCTGAATATAATTATTCCTTTGAGCAACATATGGTTCAATTCGAGGAATTTTTTCAATACATAAAAGATAACAAAGGACTTGGCACAGTGTATAACGGCTACTCCCTAACTACGAATATTTGGCGCACCTTCCAAAAAAGCATGCTCATCGTCATACCGGCACTACTCCTTGGTTTTTTCCTCGGAGTCGCAAAAGGAATTTTCGATTTCCGAATACGCAGCAAACGAGGGAAACTGTTTGGAGTAAGCACGACAAGATTCTTCCTCTCAGTTCCGGATCTATTTTTAATCATTGCCCTACAGCTTCTCATCATGGAAGGCTATGAAGCAGGAATCTTGCCACACATCGTAGTATACGGGAGTGACCAGATTAGCGTCGTTTTATTAGATATTCTTTTTCTAGCCATTTACCCGCTGTTTTACATAGCGAATATCACTTATTTCAGTATCCGTGACGAGCAGGGAATGGATTACATACGGACAGCATTTTCCAAAGGGACCTCTTCCTTTAAAGTATTATATCGCCATGTCCTAAAAAATTGCTTTGTGAAAATATTAAGCCATACCAATACGATTACGCTTTATACTCTATCAAACTTGTTTATAGTTGAGTTTCTAACAAACTATCGGGGAGCTGCTATCTTTTTCTATGAAACGGTAACCTCTCCAGAGTTCTTCCGAGTCGGAATGAATATAAAAATTCAGCTGTATCCGGCAGCGGGATATATTATTCTATTTACCGCTGTTATTTTTCTAGCGAAGGTTCTTAGTGAAATCGCCAGAGGAATGGTATCTCCGTTAGAAAGGAGGGGATCGGATTGA
- a CDS encoding ABC transporter permease subunit produces the protein MRNYKLWISSIFLLFLLIIVFAGPSLPFVDSKLKQNGAIKTEEGKFYLPPFPPMEGYPLGSNHEGVDILSLLVMGAKETLSIVIMVVLIRYLLAIPLAVGGFYSKWLEKILQAWQQLFSFMPPIFFVSFFVTLPFIFFAPDRGFRVIVILAVLETGRVAEIILQHMKETRRRPYIEAGIAAGGSPFKMFKNYYFPAVIPHIIILIINDMGRVLFLIAQLGVVHIYVTHKFMTVESGAYEVVNTSLAWPTMFSTITKDIFTYEWIPFSVIGAIALTIFIFNMFADGMQRFFERKYRTFRSDL, from the coding sequence TTGAGGAATTATAAGCTGTGGATTAGCAGCATCTTTTTACTATTTTTATTGATTATTGTGTTTGCCGGCCCTTCCCTACCGTTTGTGGATAGTAAGTTAAAGCAAAATGGAGCCATAAAAACAGAGGAGGGGAAATTCTATCTGCCGCCGTTTCCTCCGATGGAAGGGTATCCGCTTGGGAGTAACCATGAAGGGGTCGATATATTAAGCCTTCTCGTGATGGGAGCAAAAGAGACATTGAGCATTGTTATCATGGTCGTTCTCATTCGCTATCTTTTAGCAATTCCGTTAGCTGTTGGCGGCTTTTATTCGAAATGGCTTGAAAAAATTCTCCAGGCCTGGCAGCAGCTTTTCTCCTTTATGCCGCCGATCTTTTTTGTTTCATTTTTCGTGACTTTGCCATTTATCTTTTTTGCCCCTGATCGTGGGTTTCGGGTGATAGTGATACTGGCTGTCCTGGAAACCGGTCGTGTCGCCGAAATCATTCTTCAACATATGAAGGAGACGAGGCGGAGGCCATATATTGAAGCCGGCATTGCCGCAGGTGGTTCGCCGTTTAAGATGTTTAAAAACTATTATTTCCCCGCAGTTATTCCCCATATCATTATCTTAATCATCAACGATATGGGAAGGGTGCTGTTCCTGATCGCACAGCTTGGCGTTGTCCATATCTACGTCACGCATAAATTTATGACGGTGGAGAGTGGCGCATATGAGGTCGTGAATACCTCGCTCGCTTGGCCAACAATGTTCTCGACCATTACGAAGGATATTTTTACATACGAGTGGATCCCCTTTTCTGTTATCGGGGCCATTGCCCTCACCATTTTTATCTTTAATATGTTTGCGGACGGCATGCAGAGGTTTTTTGAAAGGAAATATCGGACGTTTCGATCAGATTTATAG
- a CDS encoding DUF4870 domain-containing protein: METRKVLSSLCYFSIFFAGFIFPLVVYFASGDQGTKAHAKKSLFSHLIPLILMPVVVIAVLNDSVNIQNEIPIFTIISIVALAITGIAVTIWNIVKGVKVLLAE, encoded by the coding sequence GTGGAAACTAGAAAGGTTCTATCAAGCTTGTGTTATTTCAGTATTTTTTTTGCTGGATTTATTTTTCCGCTTGTGGTGTATTTTGCCAGCGGTGATCAAGGAACAAAAGCGCATGCTAAAAAATCGTTATTCTCACATCTAATCCCGCTCATTCTAATGCCGGTTGTTGTGATTGCTGTCCTGAATGATTCTGTCAACATCCAAAATGAGATTCCTATTTTTACAATCATTAGCATAGTCGCTCTTGCAATCACCGGAATCGCTGTCACAATCTGGAACATTGTAAAAGGCGTAAAGGTATTACTTGCTGAATAA
- a CDS encoding DUF4097 domain-containing protein, with translation MKEERIRILKMVEEGKLKVEEALTLLEELEKAQQTMEQKQEQMVNELSTAVQFEEAQKEEAFQAKYQSTKDKIFDFVDSALKKLKDFDFDLNFGQSVDISHIFQHGDAAMKDIDIDVANGTVKIAAWDQPDVRIECQAKVYRVENQDQARQNFLRDVHFSIENEKLRFTTQQKWMKVDAIIFVPKAQYDRIRIRMFNGTVVGEEMNVGDLRVKTANGKITLNQLNGKKAELETAHGKIKVNRSVLDELEAETIHGAIMVEGDFKKVETQSFNGNISYKVRGNRSEWIQAKAITGGIEVFIPEGIPVNGELKTNLGGFHVNLVGVQVLEEKTEMIQKSLRFQSVNHPDKMMRIYADTKTGSITIHKSLEE, from the coding sequence ATGAAAGAGGAAAGAATCAGAATTTTAAAAATGGTGGAAGAAGGCAAGCTGAAGGTGGAGGAAGCTTTAACGTTGCTTGAGGAATTAGAAAAAGCGCAGCAGACGATGGAGCAGAAGCAGGAGCAAATGGTGAATGAACTGTCGACTGCTGTTCAATTTGAGGAAGCACAAAAGGAAGAAGCGTTTCAAGCGAAGTATCAATCCACAAAGGATAAAATTTTTGACTTTGTTGATTCCGCTTTGAAAAAGCTCAAGGACTTTGATTTTGATTTGAACTTTGGCCAATCTGTTGATATTTCTCATATTTTTCAGCATGGGGATGCCGCCATGAAGGATATAGATATTGATGTGGCTAATGGCACCGTTAAAATCGCTGCTTGGGATCAACCTGATGTACGAATTGAATGTCAGGCCAAAGTGTATCGTGTGGAAAACCAAGACCAGGCACGTCAAAACTTCCTTCGTGATGTACACTTTTCAATTGAGAATGAGAAGTTACGTTTCACGACCCAGCAAAAATGGATGAAGGTCGATGCAATCATTTTTGTTCCAAAGGCTCAATATGATCGGATCCGAATTAGGATGTTTAATGGTACGGTAGTAGGAGAAGAGATGAATGTGGGTGACCTTCGTGTAAAGACCGCTAATGGAAAAATAACGCTGAATCAGTTGAACGGAAAGAAAGCGGAATTGGAAACAGCCCATGGGAAAATTAAGGTCAACCGCAGTGTGCTCGATGAACTTGAAGCAGAAACCATACATGGAGCAATTATGGTAGAGGGTGATTTTAAGAAGGTTGAAACGCAATCCTTTAACGGTAATATTAGTTATAAGGTACGAGGAAATCGTTCTGAATGGATTCAAGCAAAAGCGATCACGGGTGGCATAGAGGTCTTTATTCCAGAGGGAATCCCTGTTAATGGTGAGTTGAAAACAAATTTAGGTGGGTTTCATGTGAACCTCGTTGGCGTTCAGGTGCTCGAAGAAAAAACGGAAATGATTCAAAAGTCACTTCGCTTTCAATCGGTCAATCATCCTGATAAAATGATGAGAATCTATGCAGATACAAAAACAGGTTCCATTACGATCCACAAATCACTTGAAGAATAA
- a CDS encoding phage holin family protein has product MRWLIGCLINAVLFMALAGYFHESFQLTGFWAAIQASILLSILNVLVRPLLILFTLPVTIFSMGLFLFVINAITLELTDYLMGEAFEIQGFGMALFFAVMMSLVNIIIHKTILDPSRKSKDK; this is encoded by the coding sequence ATGAGATGGCTGATAGGATGTTTAATTAATGCAGTTTTGTTCATGGCACTTGCTGGCTATTTTCATGAAAGCTTTCAATTGACAGGATTTTGGGCCGCCATTCAAGCGAGCATTTTATTATCCATCTTAAATGTTCTGGTGCGACCGCTTTTAATTTTATTTACATTACCTGTAACCATCTTTTCGATGGGGCTTTTCTTGTTTGTGATCAATGCCATCACACTTGAATTAACCGATTATCTAATGGGTGAAGCATTTGAGATTCAAGGCTTCGGTATGGCACTATTCTTTGCCGTTATGATGTCTCTTGTAAATATTATCATTCATAAAACCATCTTAGATCCATCTAGGAAATCAAAGGATAAATGA
- the hprK gene encoding HPr(Ser) kinase/phosphatase, protein MPKVRTIDIVKKFQLELVSGEEGINRPITTSDISRPGIEIAGYFEFYPAERIQLLGKTELSFFEELSESERVSRMERLCTDITPAIIVTRDIEVPVELIEASERESVPVLRTSMKTTRFSSRLTNFLESKLAPTTAVHGVLVDVYGIGVLITGKSGVGKSETALELVKRGHRLVADDCVEIRQEDQDTLVGTSPELIEHLLEIRGLGIINVMTLFGAGAVRSNKRITLIMNLEIWDAKKQYDRLGLDEEKMKIIDTEVTKMTVPVRPGRNLAVIIEVAAMNFRLKRMGVNAAQQFTDRLSDVIEDGEHEDI, encoded by the coding sequence TTGCCAAAAGTACGCACGATAGACATAGTAAAGAAATTTCAGCTTGAATTGGTCAGTGGTGAAGAGGGAATCAATCGTCCCATTACTACGAGTGATATATCGCGTCCAGGTATCGAAATTGCCGGGTATTTTGAATTTTATCCAGCGGAGCGCATTCAACTTTTAGGAAAAACGGAGCTATCCTTTTTCGAAGAGCTTTCTGAGAGTGAGCGAGTTTCTAGAATGGAGAGGTTATGTACGGATATCACTCCAGCTATTATCGTCACTAGAGATATTGAAGTTCCTGTGGAATTAATTGAAGCCTCGGAACGGGAATCAGTGCCTGTCTTAAGGACAAGCATGAAAACCACCCGCTTCTCCAGCCGCTTAACGAACTTTTTAGAAAGTAAGCTGGCTCCAACCACAGCCGTCCACGGTGTGTTAGTGGATGTGTATGGAATTGGTGTATTGATTACCGGTAAAAGTGGCGTAGGTAAAAGTGAAACGGCGCTAGAGCTAGTAAAGCGCGGCCATCGCCTTGTTGCTGATGATTGCGTCGAAATTCGCCAAGAAGACCAGGATACATTAGTAGGTACCTCCCCAGAGTTAATTGAACACCTATTAGAAATCCGTGGCTTAGGAATTATCAATGTTATGACCTTATTCGGTGCTGGTGCAGTACGTAGCAACAAACGAATTACACTCATCATGAATTTAGAAATCTGGGATGCGAAAAAGCAATATGACCGCCTTGGTTTAGATGAAGAGAAAATGAAGATTATTGATACGGAAGTGACAAAGATGACCGTCCCTGTCCGTCCTGGAAGAAACTTAGCTGTAATCATCGAAGTAGCAGCGATGAATTTCCGACTAAAAAGAATGGGTGTAAACGCAGCACAGCAATTTACAGATCGCTTATCAGATGTGATTGAAGACGGAGAACACGAAGATATTTAA
- the lgt gene encoding prolipoprotein diacylglyceryl transferase produces the protein MNETIQPLNPIAFSLGPIDVHWYGIIIGSGLALALFLAIREGDRRGLPKDTFADLMLWAIPIAIISARIYYVIFEWKYYIKHPIEAPQIWNGGIAIHGALIGSVITAYVFSKKRGISFWKIADIAAPSIILGQAIGRWGNFMNQEAHGGEVTRAFLENLHLPEFIINQMYIDGTYYHPTFLYESIWDFVGFFLLILLRRVNFRRGELFLSYVIWYSIGRFFVEGMRTDSLMLGSLRMAQTISIALVVGSLAILIYRRKKKLAETHYLDQAN, from the coding sequence ATGAACGAAACGATTCAACCGCTAAATCCGATTGCCTTTTCACTAGGACCAATCGATGTGCATTGGTACGGGATTATCATCGGTTCCGGTTTGGCATTAGCGTTATTCCTTGCGATTAGAGAAGGGGATCGCCGAGGATTGCCGAAGGATACATTTGCCGATTTAATGCTTTGGGCGATCCCGATTGCGATTATTTCGGCACGCATTTATTATGTTATTTTTGAATGGAAGTATTATATTAAACATCCGATTGAAGCCCCACAGATTTGGAATGGCGGTATCGCGATTCACGGTGCACTGATTGGTTCGGTCATAACAGCCTATGTATTTTCGAAAAAGCGCGGGATCTCCTTTTGGAAAATTGCAGATATCGCTGCACCAAGTATTATTCTTGGACAGGCAATTGGCCGCTGGGGTAACTTTATGAACCAGGAAGCACATGGTGGAGAAGTCACCAGGGCATTCCTAGAGAACCTGCACTTACCAGAGTTTATTATTAATCAGATGTATATCGATGGAACATATTACCACCCAACATTCTTATATGAATCCATTTGGGATTTTGTTGGCTTCTTCCTATTAATTTTACTTCGTCGGGTAAATTTCCGTCGTGGAGAGCTTTTCCTTTCCTATGTAATTTGGTATTCCATTGGCCGCTTTTTCGTGGAGGGAATGCGAACAGACAGTTTGATGCTTGGAAGTCTCCGAATGGCGCAAACGATTTCGATTGCTCTTGTAGTTGGGTCCTTGGCTATTTTAATTTATCGCCGAAAGAAGAAACTTGCAGAGACGCATTATTTAGATCAAGCAAATTAA